From the genome of Virgibacillus siamensis, one region includes:
- a CDS encoding PDZ domain-containing protein, whose protein sequence is MVESWFIELAKGIGKAFLNPLLYWILILVFLAGLRRIKRERHYFGFKLFDVFSEWNGTWVIGLISGLVISIVCLGAGVVFSYGTILVLSILAIILSISLRFSLLSASYTIGISCFILLLLPVVPVNLALFENWFSKTNISGLVFLLAVMLIAEAMMIKRIRNNNTFPELVSGRRGMLIGVHHLKKIGVIPFFVLVPSGLITPFIPFWPYISMNGETYSLLLVPFLIGFDYQVSGSLPEKAAARISKSVLSLGVLVLLLAVGSIFIPWLSIIAVMLGIIGKELINFRHRNADQRNNACFMRRKKGIKILAVLPNSPADRLGVQVGDSIVKVSGQQVNSLDDFYYALQKNTFFKLELVDENGEARYVQSALYEGDHHELGIVTTAFRNYETEQMIQR, encoded by the coding sequence ATGGTGGAATCATGGTTTATCGAACTGGCAAAAGGGATTGGCAAGGCATTCTTAAATCCATTATTGTATTGGATACTTATATTAGTTTTCCTTGCCGGACTTCGACGCATTAAACGGGAACGGCATTATTTCGGATTTAAATTATTTGATGTTTTTTCGGAATGGAATGGCACTTGGGTCATTGGCTTAATTTCGGGATTGGTTATTTCTATTGTTTGTCTGGGAGCCGGTGTCGTTTTTTCGTATGGAACTATTTTGGTTCTAAGTATCCTTGCTATAATCCTTAGTATTTCGTTACGCTTTTCATTATTATCCGCAAGTTACACAATCGGTATCTCTTGCTTTATCTTGCTTCTGTTACCGGTTGTTCCAGTAAATCTGGCTTTATTTGAAAATTGGTTTTCCAAAACAAACATTTCCGGTTTGGTTTTTTTACTCGCAGTTATGCTTATCGCAGAGGCAATGATGATAAAACGTATTCGAAACAATAATACATTTCCGGAACTGGTCTCTGGCAGGCGTGGAATGCTTATTGGGGTTCATCATTTGAAAAAAATAGGAGTTATACCTTTTTTTGTTTTAGTCCCATCCGGCTTAATAACGCCTTTTATCCCATTTTGGCCCTATATTTCCATGAATGGGGAGACATATAGTTTATTGCTGGTTCCGTTTCTGATTGGATTTGACTATCAAGTCAGCGGAAGCTTGCCTGAAAAAGCTGCTGCACGAATTTCAAAATCGGTTTTGTCACTTGGCGTTCTGGTATTGTTATTGGCAGTAGGAAGTATTTTCATTCCCTGGCTGTCGATTATCGCAGTTATGCTTGGAATAATCGGTAAAGAATTGATCAATTTCAGGCACCGTAATGCGGATCAAAGAAACAATGCCTGTTTCATGCGGCGAAAGAAAGGTATTAAAATCCTTGCCGTTTTGCCCAATTCACCTGCAGATCGGCTGGGAGTACAAGTTGGTGACTCGATTGTCAAAGTGAGTGGACAACAAGTTAACAGCCTGGATGATTTTTATTATGCATTGCAGAAAAATACCTTTTTTAAATTGGAACTGGTCGATGAAAACGGTGAGGCCAGGTATGTGCAAAGTGCTTTATATGAAGGGGACCATCATGAACTTGGAATTGTAACGACAGCATTTCGGAATTATGAAACAGAGCAGATGATCCAGCGGTAA